One window from the genome of Cricetulus griseus strain 17A/GY chromosome 2, alternate assembly CriGri-PICRH-1.0, whole genome shotgun sequence encodes:
- the LOC100761997 gene encoding stabilizer of axonemal microtubules 1 isoform X2, whose product MVAAAPEVTLLAFLGSAQVAAGLPLKLQAEMEDVSPQNIDARHRCPHLPTKIYDKIEKPCLLTEYNENYPIYESYLPRDSFKPRRVYQKRSIPMEGLTTSRRDFGLHKMAPVEFHQPDPYVPSEENMDLLTTYKQDFNYVPVCQVGAIKPRDSKFPNGDKTQYLPTYKVDYLPWNQPKRELLRPPHNFRPESTRFENRTTHQDEYTMKGLVTTVSCKPVIKPKLCNIPLEDLTNYKMNYVPHPVEKRFVREPEKFKPCEIPFENLTTHKESYRGLLGEPAKISKPPARYPSQEIPFSNTTECQEKYQAWATPQIVPKTPVTYVPPEEKMDLLTTMQSHYRYRKGTPAQSCRPVLSIKKSSRFDSSTTTKDDYKQWEAVNTKPVKPVPHLTLPVEPLDYQTTTKICYVPHPPVTTKNYKPPWAGPRRNIPVEGQTTYSIYFTPKEMGRCPASYIEPPGYIFEEVDAMGHKIYRAVSQTGSGQNSCLSLYDAEKSGQKELEVSA is encoded by the exons GAGGCATCGTTGTCCACATCTTCCTACGAAGATTTATGATaaaatagagaaaccatgtctcctcACCGAGTACAACGAGAATTATCCTATCTATGAGTCTTACCTACCCAGAGATTCCTTTAAGCCCAGGAGGGTTTACCAGAAGAGGTCCATACCAATGGAAGGCCTGACCACATCCAG GAGAGATTTTGGGCTTCACAAAATGGCACCAGTGGAATTCCATCAGCCTGACCCGTACGTTCCAAGTGAAGAGAATATGGATTTACTCACAACATATAAACAAGATTTTAACTATGTCCCTGTTTGTCAAGTTGGTGCCATCAAACCTCGGGACAGTAAATTTCCAAATGGTGACAAGACACAGTATCTGCCTACTTACAAAG tTGATTATTTACCTTGGAACCAACCAAAACGAGAGCTTCTTCGTCCGCCACACAACTTCCGGCCAGAATCTACCAGGTTTGAAAACAGAACCACACATCAAGATGAGTATACTATGAAAGGCCTTGTGACTACTGTGAGCTGTAAGCCTGTGATCAAACCAAAGCTCTGTAACATCCCCTTGGAGGACCTGACTAACTACAAGATGAACTACGTGCCCCACCCTGTGGAGAAGCGCTTTGTTAGAGAGCCTGAGAAATTTAAACCCTGTGAAATCCCCTTTGAGAACCTGACCACCCACAAAGAGTCCTACCGAGGTCTCCTAGGGGAGCCTGCCAAGATCTCAAAACCTCCAGCCAGGTACCCTTCTCAAGAAATACCTTTCTCAAACACCACTGAGTGTCAAGAGAAATACCAAGCTTGGGCAACACCCCAGATAGTCCCTAAGACTCCTGTTACATATGTCCCTCCTGAGGAGAAGATGGATCTTCTGACAACTATGCAGAGCCATTACAGATACCGTAAGGGGACCCCTGCTCAATCTTGCCGACCTGTGCTTTCCATTAAGAAGAGCAGCCGCTTTGACAGTTCCACCACCACCAAGGATGACTACAAGCAGTGGGAAGCTGTGAACACAAAGCCAGTCAAACCTGTTCCTCATCTGACCTTGCCTGTTGAACCTTTGGACTACCAGACTACCACTAAGATCTGCTATGTGCCCCACCCGCCTGTCACTACTAAAAATTACAAGCCCCCCTGGGCTGGCCCTCGAAGAAACATCCCTGTGGAGGGTCAGACTACTTACTCCATTTACTTTACTCCCAAGGAAATGGGCAGGTGCCCAGCATCATACATAGAGCCCCCTGGCTACATCTTTGAGGAAGTGGATGCTATGGGACACAAGATATATAGGGCAGTTTCTCAGACAGGTTCTGGGCAGAACAGCTGTCTCTCTCTATATGATGCAGAGAAGTCTGGCCAGAAGGAACTGGAAGTGTCAGCCTGa